Within the Rhodothermales bacterium genome, the region CGCGGCGGCCGGGCGCATCTGGTCCGGGCGGACCTCATGAACGAGGCCGGCTGTAAGGCCCTGCACGAGGTCGTGGCCGCGGAGACGGACCGCCTCGACGTGCTGGTGAACAACGCCGGCGGCATGCTGCAGCGGCACGACGTCAAGACCGTCACCTGGGATCTCATGGAGCGCATCTTTGCGCTCAACACGTTCTCGACGATGCTGGTCACGCGCCTCTTTATCCCCCTCCTCGAAAAGAGCGGCAACGGCTGCATCGTCAACATGACGTCGATCGCGATGCGCACCGGCTCGCCGACGTCGACGCTCTACGCCTCCTCCAAGGCGGCGGTGGACTCCTTCACCCGCGGCAGCGCCCGCGAGCTGGCGCCGAAGATCCGCGTCAATGCCATCGCCCCGGGGGTCATCCTGACGCCGTTTCACGACCGGTACTCGTCCACGGAGCGCCTCGACAAGCTGAAAAAGGACACGCCGCTCGGCGAACACGGCGCCGTGGAGCACATCGCCAGCGCCATCCGGTTCCTCATCGACAACGACTTCATCACCGGCGAAACGATCGACATAAACGGCGGGATGTTTATGCGCTGAGCGCGCCCCGTGCCGTCCTTCCGCCATCTCAACACGATGCCGGCTCAGTAGGATGCCGGGTTGCCCAGGAGGATGGCGGCGATGAGGATGGCGAGTAGGATGGCCCAGAGCAGGATGGCGAGGCGCGTCGCCTTACGGGCCTTCTCGGTCTCGTACCAGCGCATCGGGCGGATGCCCTGGATGAGGAAGGTGACGATGCCGGCGAGGTTGATGGCCGTGAGGTTGGTGATGAGCAGCAGGCCGGC harbors:
- a CDS encoding SDR family NAD(P)-dependent oxidoreductase, with translation MGKKILITGASTGIGAASALELAPGNELFVHYNNSKSEAEYVAAGVNARGGRAHLVRADLMNEAGCKALHEVVAAETDRLDVLVNNAGGMLQRHDVKTVTWDLMERIFALNTFSTMLVTRLFIPLLEKSGNGCIVNMTSIAMRTGSPTSTLYASSKAAVDSFTRGSARELAPKIRVNAIAPGVILTPFHDRYSSTERLDKLKKDTPLGEHGAVEHIASAIRFLIDNDFITGETIDINGGMFMR